The Bombus huntii isolate Logan2020A chromosome 1, iyBomHunt1.1, whole genome shotgun sequence genome contains a region encoding:
- the LOC126869422 gene encoding DDB1- and CUL4-associated factor 11, translating into MGGISSRNMDIEHDPGLAAVLQYLIRSGQLHIISSDHDDSDEEYAANSQPPRITSLPNTSRLDKSEISLATKQACGFIDNIDKRNLSVTSMIQRRALGPSFSTGERCRISSNFLPNKMHQVAKYNTKAFCGSYSKDGRFFLTASQDKFLRLYRTHDGDFVQFKTIPARDVGWSILDTAFSPDGNYIVYSSWSECLYLCPVYGDSSAQESLSLCPEDRRFCVFSLVFSSDGREILGGANDGYLYVYDRECHQRAFRIEGHDNDVNTVAFADNTSQILYSAGDDGLCKVWDRRTLNETDPHPVGVLAGHMDGITYIDPRGDGRYLITNSKDQTIKLWDVRAFSDHNGEQNTRKAVANQNWDYRWQRVPKRLHRARNMLEGDTSIMTYRGHSVLQTLIRCHFSPSSITGQRYIYTGCAAGRVILYDVLTGRIVSSLVGHKGCVRDVSWHPFHQEIVSTSWDGAIVSWRYAGKTALDNSDSEEETDAESPPRTLRRSQRIAAQRAAKHSRAVAC; encoded by the exons ATGGGAGGCATTAGTTCACGGAATATGGATATTGAACATGATCCAGGACTTGCTGCTGTCTTGCAATATCTAATACGCAG CGGTCAATTACATATCATATCTTCGGATCATGATGACTCGGATGAGGAATACGCCGCAAATTCACAACCTCCAAGAATTACGTCTTTGCCAAATACATCCAGGCTAGAT aaaaGTGAAATAAGTCTTGCTACAAAGCAAGCATGCGGATTTATAGATAATATTGATAAGCGTAACCTCTCTGTCACATCGATGATTCAAAGAAGAGCTCTAGGTCCTAGTTTTAGTACAGGTGAACGGTGCAGAATAAGTAGCAATTTTTTACCAAATAAGATGCATCAGGTTGCTAAATATAATACCAAAGCATTTTGCGGTTCTTACTCCAAAGATGGAAGATTTTTCTTAACTGCCAGTCAAG ACAAATTTTTACGTCTTTACCGAACACACGATGGAGATTTTGTACAATTCAAAACCATTCCCGCACGTGACGTAGGTTGGAGTATCCTAGACACAGCGTTCAGTCCCGATGGGAATTATATCGTTTATTCCAGTTGGTCGGAATGtt TATATCTCTGTCCGGTTTATGGAGATTCGAGTGCCCAAGAATCCTTATCACTGTGTCCAGAGGATCGACGATTTTGCGTATTTTCGCTTGTATTTTCTAGCGATGGCCGAGAGATTTTAGGTGGAGCAAACGATGGTTATCTTTACGTTTATGACAGAGAGTGTCATCAACGGGCTTTCAGA ATCGAAGGTCATGACAACGATGTAAATACGGTTGCTTTTGCGGACAATACATCTCAAATCCTATACAGCGCTGGTGATGATGGCCTCTGCAAG GTTTGGGACAGAAGAACTTTAAACGAAACTGATCCACATCCGGTTGGAGTATTAGCTGGCCATATGGATGGGATAACGTATATTGATCCACGTGGTGATGGCCGTTATTTGATTACCAATAGTAAAGATCAAACTATCAAATTGTGGGATGTACGTGCGTTTTCCGATCACAACGGAGAACAAAATACACGTAAAGCTGTTGCAAATCAAAACTGGGATTATCGATGGCAACGAGTACCAAAACGAC TGCATAGAGCGAGAAATATGTTGGAAGGTGATACCAGCATTATGACCTATCGTGGTCACTCCGTTCTTCAAACTTTAATACGTTGTCATTTTTCACCTTCGTCTATTACCGGTCAAAGGTATATTTACACCGGATGCGCAGCAGGTCGAGTAATAC TTTACGATGTTTTGACGGGTAGGATAGTTAGTAGTTTAGTAGGACACAAAGGATGTGTGCGTGATGTTAGTTGGCATCCATTTCATCAGGAAATTGTTTCAACAtct TGGGATGGTGCAATTGTTAGTTGGCGATATGCTGGGAAGACAGCACTAGATAATTCCGATTCGGAAGAGGAAACTGACGCAGAATCACCTCCGCGTACTTTAAGACGAAGTCAACGAATAGCTGCTCAACGAGCAGCTAAACACAGCAGAGCAGTAGCGTGTTGA